In one window of Enterobacteriaceae endosymbiont of Donacia cincticornis DNA:
- the era gene encoding GTPase Era: protein MKIISSYYGSVLLIGRTNAGKSTLLNFLVKKKISIVSHKRNTTNNNIIGVYNNDIYQIEFIDTPGNIFYKNKILKLLKNNKYDFILFILDKNKWNYIEDNFTKILSKINIPIILIINKIDQIKNKNILLPYINFLKKKINIFHLFIISAKYKLYTNDIYRIIYNNLPKKKHFYSKNYITNQTDQVIIKEIIRENIIKFIHKEIPYLVKIKVIFSKILLNKINILFLVKKINHKKIIIGKNSHNIKLIKNRSEKNIEKFFKKKIKLNIWIKIK from the coding sequence GTGAAAATTATATCATCATATTATGGTAGTGTTCTACTAATAGGTAGAACTAATGCTGGTAAATCTACTCTGTTAAATTTTTTAGTAAAAAAAAAAATATCCATAGTTTCTCATAAAAGAAATACTACAAATAATAATATTATAGGAGTTTATAATAATGATATTTATCAAATAGAATTTATTGATACTCCTGGAAATATATTTTATAAAAATAAAATTTTAAAATTATTAAAAAATAATAAATATGATTTTATATTATTTATTTTAGATAAAAATAAATGGAATTATATAGAAGATAATTTTACTAAAATTCTTTCTAAAATTAATATACCAATAATATTAATTATTAATAAAATTGATCAAATTAAAAATAAAAATATACTATTACCATATATTAATTTTCTTAAAAAGAAAATAAATATTTTCCATTTATTTATTATTTCAGCTAAATATAAATTATATACAAATGATATTTATCGTATTATTTATAATAATTTACCTAAAAAAAAACATTTTTATTCTAAAAATTATATTACAAATCAAACAGATCAAGTAATTATTAAAGAAATTATAAGAGAAAATATTATAAAATTTATTCATAAAGAAATACCATATTTAGTTAAAATTAAAGTAATTTTCTCTAAAATTTTATTAAATAAAATAAATATTTTATTTTTAGTAAAAAAAATAAATCATAAAAAAATAATAATAGGTAAAAATTCTCATAATATAAAGTTAATTAAAAATAGATCTGAAAAAAATATAGAAAAATTTTTTAAAAAAAAAATAAAATTAAATATATGGATAAAAATTAAATAA
- the rnc gene encoding ribonuclease III has protein sequence MNFIMINQLQKKLGYIFNHQDLLYQALTHRSASSKHNERLEFLGDSILSYIIAKALYNKFPDVNEGNMSRMRASLVKGNTLANIAREFKLGEYLFLGPGEYKNGGYNRESILADTMEALIGSICLDSNIKVVEKIILVWYQFRLKKILPGNNQKDPKTRLQEYLQRSHLPLPYYFILQINGEVHNQKFTIQCKISGISKIITGIGSSRRKAEQSAAEKALRKLGLE, from the coding sequence ATAAATTTTATTATGATTAATCAATTACAAAAAAAATTAGGTTATATTTTTAATCATCAAGATTTATTATATCAAGCTTTAACACATAGAAGTGCAAGTAGTAAACATAATGAAAGATTAGAATTTTTAGGTGATTCTATATTAAGCTATATAATAGCTAAAGCATTATATAATAAATTTCCTGATGTAAATGAAGGTAATATGAGTCGTATGCGTGCTTCTTTAGTTAAAGGTAATACTCTAGCAAATATTGCAAGAGAATTTAAATTAGGTGAATATTTGTTTTTAGGACCAGGAGAATATAAAAATGGAGGATATAATAGAGAATCTATTTTAGCAGATACGATGGAAGCATTAATAGGAAGTATATGTTTAGATAGTAATATTAAAGTAGTAGAAAAAATTATTTTAGTTTGGTATCAATTTAGATTAAAAAAAATTTTACCTGGTAATAACCAAAAAGATCCTAAAACAAGATTACAAGAATATTTACAAAGATCACATCTTCCTTTACCATATTATTTTATTTTACAAATAAATGGAGAAGTACATAATCAAAAATTCACAATACAATGTAAAATTAGTGGTATATCAAAAATAATTACAGGTATAGGTTCTAGTCGTCGTAAAGCAGAACAATCAGCTGCTGAAAAAGCATTAAGAAAACTTGGATTAGAATGA